A window of the Salarias fasciatus chromosome 7, fSalaFa1.1, whole genome shotgun sequence genome harbors these coding sequences:
- the LOC115392184 gene encoding adenosine deaminase 2-A-like isoform X3: MFIPVAALLLRTMPASPQRPPAAVLLLLVSCLSGSLSIPDPRLREALIQLEDGMQAGGKIKLTDAEKRLDDQLFKMKQEEMGRPDFLPAMHFFKARDLIRASPIFSVLQKMPKGGALHLHDFSIVDVEWLVKNVTYRPNCYMCFTDKQSVRFIFSSQWPKPRPQCSPWVLLENLRAKTGNTTELDNSIMNNLTLFTDEDPEAVYPSQDVVWDRFEQTFQAVWGLVTYVPVFRDYFYRGLGLFYADNVMYLEVRVLLPELYELDGSTHDKTFTLKVYQDVTEQFTAKYPDFFGVRFISSVPRAVNVSVMTEAVEEAMKLQKDFPHIMAGFDMAVRIRADRCGTSERPCRCLRREASTSLSSFMQEKQILRGQTWIRTCWTLFSSTRPASATDLPSFAIRWPKICPGRARWRWKCVPSPTRC; the protein is encoded by the exons ATGTTTATTCCAGTCGCAGCCCTCCTTCTCCGGACAATGCCGGCGTCTCCACAGCGCCCCCCTGCGGCcgtgctcctgctgctggtgtccTGCCTGAGCGGGTCTCTCTCCATCCCGGACCCCCGGCTGAGAGAGGCCCTCATCCAGCTGGAGGACGGCATGCAGGCCGGGGGGAAGATAAAGCTGACAGATGCCGAGAAGCGGCTGGACGACCAGCTCTTCaaaatgaagcaggaggagatggGGAGGCCGGATTTCCTCCCAGCCATGCACTTCTTCAAGGCCAGGGACCTGATCAGGGCCAGCCCCATCTTCAGTGTGCTGCAGAAGATGCCTAAAG GCGGAGCTCTCCATCTCCACGACTTCTCCATCGTGGATGTGGAGTGGCTGGTGAAGAACGTGACGTATCGGCCAAACTGCTACATGTGCTTCACTGACAAACAGTCCGTCAGATTCATATTCTCATCGCAGTGGCCCAAACCTCGGCCTCAGTGTTCTCCGTGGGTCCTGCTGGAAAACCTCCGAGCCAAGACGGGGAACACCACCGAGCTCGACAACAG CATCATGAACAACCTGACGCTGTTCACGGACGAGGACCCCGAGGCGGTGTATCCCAGTCAGGATGTGGTCTGGGACAGGTTCGAGCAGACCTTCCAGGCAGTCTGGGGTCTGGTCACGTACGTTCCCGTGTTCAGGGATTATTTCTACAGAGGCCTCGGCCTGTTCTACGCGGACAACGTCATGTATCTGGAAGTGCGGGTGCTACTGCCAGAG CTGTACGAGTTGGACGGCAGCACTCATGACAAAACCTTCACCCTGAAGGTTTACCAGGACGTCACTGAGCAGTTCACTGCCAAATACCCAGACTTCTTTGGAGTGAGATTCATTTCGTCTGTtccaag GGCAGTAAATGTGTCGGTGATGACTGAAGCGGTGGAGGAGGCCATGAAGCTACAGAAAGACTTCCCACATATCATGGCTGGTTTCGACATG GCCGTGAGGATAAGGGCAGACCGCTGTGGTACTTCAGAGAGGCCCTGTCGCTGCCTCAGGAGAGAGGCATCAACCTCCCTTTCTTCTTTCATGCAGGAGAAACAG ATCTTGAGGGGACAGACGTGGATCAGAACTTGCTGGACTCTCTTCTCTTCAACACGTCCCGCATCGGCCACGGATTTGCCCTCCTTCGCCATCCGGTGGCCAAAGATCTGTCCAGGAAGAGCAAGGTGGCGGTGGAAGTGTGTCCCATCTCCAACCAG GTGTTGA
- the LOC115392184 gene encoding adenosine deaminase 2-A-like isoform X2 → MPASPQRPPAAVLLLLVSCLSGSLSIPDPRLREALIQLEDGMQAGGKIKLTDAEKRLDDQLFKMKQEEMGRPDFLPAMHFFKARDLIRASPIFSVLQKMPKGGALHLHDFSIVDVEWLVKNVTYRPNCYMCFTDKQSVRFIFSSQWPKPRPQCSPWVLLENLRAKTGNTTELDNSIMNNLTLFTDEDPEAVYPSQDVVWDRFEQTFQAVWGLVTYVPVFRDYFYRGLGLFYADNVMYLEVRVLLPELYELDGSTHDKTFTLKVYQDVTEQFTAKYPDFFGVRFISSVPRAVNVSVMTEAVEEAMKLQKDFPHIMAGFDMVGREDKGRPLWYFREALSLPQERGINLPFFFHAGETDLEGTDVDQNLLDSLLFNTSRIGHGFALLRHPVAKDLSRKSKVAVEVCPISNQVLKLVKDLRNHPAAVLLSENHPMVISSDDPAVFGAFGLSFDFYEAFVGFGGFKSRLGSLKQLAINSIRYSSLSPVQQEKALVLWNTKWNKFVSENAF, encoded by the exons ATGCCGGCGTCTCCACAGCGCCCCCCTGCGGCcgtgctcctgctgctggtgtccTGCCTGAGCGGGTCTCTCTCCATCCCGGACCCCCGGCTGAGAGAGGCCCTCATCCAGCTGGAGGACGGCATGCAGGCCGGGGGGAAGATAAAGCTGACAGATGCCGAGAAGCGGCTGGACGACCAGCTCTTCaaaatgaagcaggaggagatggGGAGGCCGGATTTCCTCCCAGCCATGCACTTCTTCAAGGCCAGGGACCTGATCAGGGCCAGCCCCATCTTCAGTGTGCTGCAGAAGATGCCTAAAG GCGGAGCTCTCCATCTCCACGACTTCTCCATCGTGGATGTGGAGTGGCTGGTGAAGAACGTGACGTATCGGCCAAACTGCTACATGTGCTTCACTGACAAACAGTCCGTCAGATTCATATTCTCATCGCAGTGGCCCAAACCTCGGCCTCAGTGTTCTCCGTGGGTCCTGCTGGAAAACCTCCGAGCCAAGACGGGGAACACCACCGAGCTCGACAACAG CATCATGAACAACCTGACGCTGTTCACGGACGAGGACCCCGAGGCGGTGTATCCCAGTCAGGATGTGGTCTGGGACAGGTTCGAGCAGACCTTCCAGGCAGTCTGGGGTCTGGTCACGTACGTTCCCGTGTTCAGGGATTATTTCTACAGAGGCCTCGGCCTGTTCTACGCGGACAACGTCATGTATCTGGAAGTGCGGGTGCTACTGCCAGAG CTGTACGAGTTGGACGGCAGCACTCATGACAAAACCTTCACCCTGAAGGTTTACCAGGACGTCACTGAGCAGTTCACTGCCAAATACCCAGACTTCTTTGGAGTGAGATTCATTTCGTCTGTtccaag GGCAGTAAATGTGTCGGTGATGACTGAAGCGGTGGAGGAGGCCATGAAGCTACAGAAAGACTTCCCACATATCATGGCTGGTTTCGACATG GTAGGCCGTGAGGATAAGGGCAGACCGCTGTGGTACTTCAGAGAGGCCCTGTCGCTGCCTCAGGAGAGAGGCATCAACCTCCCTTTCTTCTTTCATGCAGGAGAAACAG ATCTTGAGGGGACAGACGTGGATCAGAACTTGCTGGACTCTCTTCTCTTCAACACGTCCCGCATCGGCCACGGATTTGCCCTCCTTCGCCATCCGGTGGCCAAAGATCTGTCCAGGAAGAGCAAGGTGGCGGTGGAAGTGTGTCCCATCTCCAACCAG GTGTTGAAGTTGGTGAAAGACCTGCGAAACCATCCAGCAGCTGTACTGCTGTCGGAAAATCACCCAATGGTCATCAGCTCCGACGACCCCGCTGTATTCGGCGCTTTCGGCCTTTCTTTTGACTTCTATGAAGCGTTTGTCGGATTTGGAGGCTTTAAATCCCGTTTAGGTTCCCTCAAACAGCTGGCCATAAACTCAATCAG GTACAGCTCTTTGAGTCCGGTGCAACAGGAGAAGGCTCTTGTTCTGTGGAATACGAAGTGGAATAAGTTTGTCTCTGAAAATGCCTTTTAG
- the LOC115392185 gene encoding RIB43A-like with coiled-coils protein 2 yields the protein MQVKEKKKKEDEAKKEQKAYDADVLHNTRAACILHNRLEKEKRAAEKAIVTYRQQQQQPWHRREYDLNDSDRWKKTHQDDAQMILPGLVGEDPESQSRQQRQRQQLRDWLIQQQVERDAEKRQQELEEQRYNQSVEKMNSEALRLQNLETERKKAAAVATKDYNLAKIEEKRRHELENDKDENTQGKQMGSDPAACVGVPGMCPSSDRRAPPESPRQVTQFQKHQMEERRRAESERKQEEDHLDRVRLLSARTALLAERQQARLDKQLRRRLDSTNAQLARTHKQQKPDIEKGSIDESFFSQFNTCSR from the exons ATGCAAGtcaaggagaaaaagaaaaaagaagatgaaGCAAAAAAGGAGCAAAAGGCGTATG ATGCTGATGTGCTCCACAACACGAGAGCAGCCTGCATCCTCCACAACAGGCTGGAGAAAGAGAAGCGCGCAGCGGAGAAGGCCATCGTCACgtacaggcagcagcagcagcagccctggCACAGGCGGGAGTATGATCTGAACGACTCAGACCGctggaagaaaacacaccaGGACGACGCCCAGATGATTCTGCCCGGCCTGGTGGGCGAGGACCCCGAGAGTCAGAGCAGAcagcagaggcagaggcagcagctccgAGACTGGctcatccagcagcaggttgagcGAGATGCAGAGAAGCGCCAGCAGGAGCTGGAAG AGCAGCGCTACAACCAGAGCGTAGAGAAAATGAACAGCGAGGCACTGCGACTTCAAAACCTGGAGACGGAAAGgaaaaaagcagctgctgttgcTACTAAAGACTACAATCTGGCGAAG ATTGAAGAAAAGCGGCGCCATGAGTTGGAAAACGACaaggatgaaaacacacaaggaAAGCAGATGGGCTCAGATCCAGCTGCATGTGTTGGGGTGCCCGGCATGTGTCCCAGCAGTGACAGGAGAGCCCCCCCTGAGAGCCCCCGGCAGGTCACTCAGTTCCAGAAACACCAAATGGAAGAAAGacgg AGGGCTGAATCTGAgcggaagcaggaggaggaccacCTGGATCGAGTCCGCCTGCTCTCGGCCCGCACGGCTCTGCTCGCTGAGAGGCAGCAGGCTCGACTGGACAAGCAGCTGAGGAGACGCCTGGACAGCACCAACGCTCAGCTGGCccgaacacacaaacaaca GAAGCCAGACATTGAAAAAGGATCGATTGATGAGAGCTTCTTCTCCCAGTTCAACACCTGCAGCAGATGA
- the LOC115392183 gene encoding probable polypeptide N-acetylgalactosaminyltransferase 8, translated as MRAAWVKRALFTLWGCGLVLYLGFHLMVRYVNHVETQSGLEASRAERRMSHLEGSINKLYTMMKSFEKKQDRIKLILEEDIDRWRNAAKILEESLNRGRDAADVQQPEDKKASKKQREQKVAKLFPNSALFKSWGSNLSEDDQMEAETLFKNYGYNVFLSDRLPLDRALPDTRDKRCLDKSYPKDLPSLAVVLIYLDEALSVLKRALRSIVDRTPRNVLKEIVMVDDNSSNDDLKGDLDAYIKTLEQEKPSVRFVRVRHTEQHGLAHARASGWRAATADVVAILDAHIEVHEMWAEPLLTQIQADRTVVVSPVFDKVNFDDLEIVQYFPAAHAFDWALWCMYESFSPEYYLKNDGSLPGKSPSVMGILVANREFLGEIGVLDEGMKVYGGENVELGIRVWTCGGSVEVVPCSKIAHIEREHKPYMLDLSSAMKRNALRVAEVWMDEYKHNVNLAWNIPFENHGIDIGDVSERKKLRERLKCKPFKWYLENIYPKLDPWHNILAFGGLKNLDSGLCVDQGRVPGHTPVAYLCHYYGPQMTYYRGNGELYIGGIKSHKYNDNRCLADVGKNTTEPGLYDCKEAAQKGMGIHWNFTQGQEIRNNKTMRCLEINQGLLLITECSGQKWEIQNIIKPF; from the exons ATGAGAGCGGCGTGGGTGAAGCGCGCGCTGTTCACGCTGTGGGGCTGCGGGCTCGTGCTCTACCTGGGCTTTCACCTGATGGTGAGGTATGTGAATCACGTGGAGACACAGAGTGGACTGGAGGCATCACGAGCCGAGAGAAGGATGTCACACCTGGAGGGGAGCATCAACAAGCTCT ACACAATGATGAAATCCTTCGAGAAAAAGCAGGATAGGATTAAACTCATTCTGGAAGAGGACATAGACAGATGGAGAAACGCTGCTAAAATCCTGGAAGAGAGCCTGAACCGGGGGAGAGACGCTGCTGACGTCCAACAGCCTGAAGATAAGAAAGCCTCCAAGAAGCAGCGTGAGCAGAAAGTCGCTAAGCTGTTCCCCAATTCTGCTCTTTTCAAATCGTGGGGATCGAACCTGTCCGAGGACGACCAAATGGAAGCAGAGACTTTGTTTAAGAATTATGGATACAACGTGTTTCTCAGCGATCGCCTTCCTCTCGATCGAGCTCTCCCGGACACCAGAGACAAGAG ATGTTTGGACAAGAGTTACCCGAAGGACCTTCCCAGCCTGGCAGTGGTGCTGATCTACCTGGACGAAGCCTTGTCTGTGCTCAAACGAGCCCTGCGCAGCATCGTGGACCGCACTCCCCGAAACGTGCTGAAGGAGATCGTCATGGTGGACGACAACAGCTCTAATG ACGACCTGAAGGGGGACCTGGATGCGTACATAAAAACACTGGAGCAAGAGAAGCCCAGCGTCCGTTTCGTCAGGGTGAGGCACACGGAGCAGCACGGTCTCGCCCACGCCCGGGCGTCTGGATGGAGAGCTGCCACCGCCGACGTGGTGGCCATCCTGGACGCTCACATCGAAGTCCATGAGATGTG GGCAGAACCGCTGCTGACTCAGATCCAGGCCGACCGGACAGTGGTGGTCTCGCCCGTGTTTGACAAAGTCAACTTCGACGATCTGGAAATCGTTCAGTACTTCCCTGCAGCTCACGCCTTCGACTGGGCTCTGTGGTGCATGTATGAGAGTTTCAGCCCAGAGTATTATCTGAAGAACGACGGGTCGCTACCCGGGAA GAGTCCGTCCGTCATGGGGATCCTAGTTGCCAACAGGGAGTTTCTTGGAGAAATTGGAGTCCTGGACGAAGGAATGAAGGTGTACGGCGGAGAAAATGTTGAACTGGGAATTCGT GTGTGGACATGCGGCGGCAGTGTCGAGGTCGTTCCCTGCTCCAAGATTGCCCACATTGAGAGGGAGCACAAGCCGTACATGCTGGACCTGAGCAGCGCCATGAAGAGAAATGCCCTGAGGGTCGCGGAAGTCTGGATGGACGAATACAAGCACAACGTCAACCTGGCCTGGAACATCCCTTTTGAG AATCATGGAATCGATATCGGAGATgtttcagagaggaagaaactGAGAGAAAGATTGAAATGTAAACCTTTCAAATGGTACCTGGAGAACATCTATCCTAAACTGGATCCCTGGCACAACATACTGGCTTTTGGAGGA TTGAAGAATCTTGACTCTGGCTTGTGCGTAGACCAGGGTAGAGTACCCGGGCACACCCCGGTGGCCTACCTGTGCCACTACTACGGACCGCAG ATGACATATTACAGAGGAAATGGTGAGTTGTACATTGGTGGCATCAAGTCCCACAAATACAACGACAATCGGTGCTTAGCTGATGTGGGCAAAAATACAACCGAGCCCGGCCTGTACGACTGCAAAGAGGCTGCACAGAAAGGAATGGGAATACACTGGAACTTCACTCAG GGCCAAGaaatcagaaacaacaaaacaatgagaTGCCTAGAAATCAATCAAGGGCTACTCTTAATAACTGAATGCTCTGGCCAAAAATGGGAAATCCAAAATATAATCAAaccattttaa
- the LOC115392184 gene encoding adenosine deaminase 2-A-like isoform X1, which yields MFIPVAALLLRTMPASPQRPPAAVLLLLVSCLSGSLSIPDPRLREALIQLEDGMQAGGKIKLTDAEKRLDDQLFKMKQEEMGRPDFLPAMHFFKARDLIRASPIFSVLQKMPKGGALHLHDFSIVDVEWLVKNVTYRPNCYMCFTDKQSVRFIFSSQWPKPRPQCSPWVLLENLRAKTGNTTELDNSIMNNLTLFTDEDPEAVYPSQDVVWDRFEQTFQAVWGLVTYVPVFRDYFYRGLGLFYADNVMYLEVRVLLPELYELDGSTHDKTFTLKVYQDVTEQFTAKYPDFFGVRFISSVPRAVNVSVMTEAVEEAMKLQKDFPHIMAGFDMVGREDKGRPLWYFREALSLPQERGINLPFFFHAGETDLEGTDVDQNLLDSLLFNTSRIGHGFALLRHPVAKDLSRKSKVAVEVCPISNQVLKLVKDLRNHPAAVLLSENHPMVISSDDPAVFGAFGLSFDFYEAFVGFGGFKSRLGSLKQLAINSIRYSSLSPVQQEKALVLWNTKWNKFVSENAF from the exons ATGTTTATTCCAGTCGCAGCCCTCCTTCTCCGGACAATGCCGGCGTCTCCACAGCGCCCCCCTGCGGCcgtgctcctgctgctggtgtccTGCCTGAGCGGGTCTCTCTCCATCCCGGACCCCCGGCTGAGAGAGGCCCTCATCCAGCTGGAGGACGGCATGCAGGCCGGGGGGAAGATAAAGCTGACAGATGCCGAGAAGCGGCTGGACGACCAGCTCTTCaaaatgaagcaggaggagatggGGAGGCCGGATTTCCTCCCAGCCATGCACTTCTTCAAGGCCAGGGACCTGATCAGGGCCAGCCCCATCTTCAGTGTGCTGCAGAAGATGCCTAAAG GCGGAGCTCTCCATCTCCACGACTTCTCCATCGTGGATGTGGAGTGGCTGGTGAAGAACGTGACGTATCGGCCAAACTGCTACATGTGCTTCACTGACAAACAGTCCGTCAGATTCATATTCTCATCGCAGTGGCCCAAACCTCGGCCTCAGTGTTCTCCGTGGGTCCTGCTGGAAAACCTCCGAGCCAAGACGGGGAACACCACCGAGCTCGACAACAG CATCATGAACAACCTGACGCTGTTCACGGACGAGGACCCCGAGGCGGTGTATCCCAGTCAGGATGTGGTCTGGGACAGGTTCGAGCAGACCTTCCAGGCAGTCTGGGGTCTGGTCACGTACGTTCCCGTGTTCAGGGATTATTTCTACAGAGGCCTCGGCCTGTTCTACGCGGACAACGTCATGTATCTGGAAGTGCGGGTGCTACTGCCAGAG CTGTACGAGTTGGACGGCAGCACTCATGACAAAACCTTCACCCTGAAGGTTTACCAGGACGTCACTGAGCAGTTCACTGCCAAATACCCAGACTTCTTTGGAGTGAGATTCATTTCGTCTGTtccaag GGCAGTAAATGTGTCGGTGATGACTGAAGCGGTGGAGGAGGCCATGAAGCTACAGAAAGACTTCCCACATATCATGGCTGGTTTCGACATG GTAGGCCGTGAGGATAAGGGCAGACCGCTGTGGTACTTCAGAGAGGCCCTGTCGCTGCCTCAGGAGAGAGGCATCAACCTCCCTTTCTTCTTTCATGCAGGAGAAACAG ATCTTGAGGGGACAGACGTGGATCAGAACTTGCTGGACTCTCTTCTCTTCAACACGTCCCGCATCGGCCACGGATTTGCCCTCCTTCGCCATCCGGTGGCCAAAGATCTGTCCAGGAAGAGCAAGGTGGCGGTGGAAGTGTGTCCCATCTCCAACCAG GTGTTGAAGTTGGTGAAAGACCTGCGAAACCATCCAGCAGCTGTACTGCTGTCGGAAAATCACCCAATGGTCATCAGCTCCGACGACCCCGCTGTATTCGGCGCTTTCGGCCTTTCTTTTGACTTCTATGAAGCGTTTGTCGGATTTGGAGGCTTTAAATCCCGTTTAGGTTCCCTCAAACAGCTGGCCATAAACTCAATCAG GTACAGCTCTTTGAGTCCGGTGCAACAGGAGAAGGCTCTTGTTCTGTGGAATACGAAGTGGAATAAGTTTGTCTCTGAAAATGCCTTTTAG